CAATTGCAATTGCCAGCCGATTCGTTGCTCCGCGAAAAAAACGCTCCACTTTTTGTGCCATTGATTGGGTTGAAGCGTTGAACCAAGGTAGTTATCACAATCAAAGCCAAATTCTTTTTGTTCTCCCCATAGATGCAATCTGGCAAGTTTTTGACCAAACTGAAAACTGTGCCTGCTGTCATCCAGAGGCCTTGTTGGTAAGTAATTGAGGATAATAAAAGCATGTGTTTTAGTGTTACTCACTAATACCACTTCTGGAACAAAGAGAGATGAGCTTTCTCGCAGAAGGTGAAGACTCTCTGCTTCTGTTTCAAATTTCGTTAAGAAGCTTCGATCGTTAATTTTTACAAAATACCTCTGAAAGCCATCATTGATCATGTAACTTTGGCTAATATCACCACCGGAGATCTTGGATTTCTCGGTGATACAATATTCAAACATCAATGTTGCTGAAAGTTGTTGTGATATTGCTTGCCACATAAGTCACTCCCTCAGAATGTTTTGACCCTTATTAGTCTAGAGCATGCTTTGAACTAATGATGTGTATTGAGACAACTTATCGACATTTTATAGTGAAAGCGTGCCATCGCCACGACAAGTAATCGGTTACAACAAGCAATCAGTTACAATAATCAATACGGCTAACTGTGAATCAAATCGCCTTATGTGTTGTTTTTTGCTCTAACATATGGTGGTAGTTGAATATAGGGGTTATGATAATTTTTTAGATGTTAGTTCCATAGGTAGTATGAAGATACTAATTTGTGATGATTCGGCAGTCGCAAGAAAGTCAATTGCTCGAACGATTCTCCCGATAAATGGCCTGCAATTGCTAGAGGCACAAGATGGATTTGAAGCTCTTCGAGTTTTGAAGGAGCATGATATTGACATCTTATTTCTTGATTTGACAATGCCAATCATGAGTGGCTTTGAAGTGCTCGAATCCATGCCTGTGAATAACTATAAAACCAGAGTAGTCGTTATGTCGGGTGATGTTCAAAAGGAGAGTAAAAAGAGATGCTTAGCACAAGGTGTTTCAGGCTTCATTACTAAGCCCTTGGAGAAAGAGCAGCTTTGTTCCATGTATCAACAGCTGGGTATCCACTATATCGATCGGATGAATAAAGATGTATCGCTTTACATCACGACTCACATCCCTCCTTCTGTAAAGTTTCGTGAAGTCGCGAATATCGCTTTAGGTAAAGGTGCGGCTATCATTGCTGATCACTTATGTGAATTTATTCAATTGCCTGTTCCTCATGTGGGTCCGCTTTCATTTGGTGAGTTGCACATGATGTTAGTGGATGTGGTTGAAAGAGAAGGTGCGGTTGCGGTCGCACAGCGCTTTGTCGGTGGTGGTATTCATGGTGAAGCTTTAGTCTGTCTACGTGGTAAAGAAATTAAACAGGTAGGTGAACGTCT
This window of the Vibrio azureus genome carries:
- a CDS encoding fructosamine kinase family protein, which encodes MWQAISQQLSATLMFEYCITEKSKISGGDISQSYMINDGFQRYFVKINDRSFLTKFETEAESLHLLRESSSLFVPEVVLVSNTKTHAFIILNYLPTRPLDDSRHSFQFGQKLARLHLWGEQKEFGFDCDNYLGSTLQPNQWHKKWSVFFAEQRIGWQLQLLKEKGVILVDVGDFVSFARQSLVNHFPTPSLLHGNLWSGNTTLSPAGPLCFDPACYWGDRECDIAMTELFGGFQSDFYTGYQSVAPLAEGYKQRRDLYNLYHILNHCNLFGGHYFEQAESLIKKILSQ
- a CDS encoding response regulator, which codes for MKILICDDSAVARKSIARTILPINGLQLLEAQDGFEALRVLKEHDIDILFLDLTMPIMSGFEVLESMPVNNYKTRVVVMSGDVQKESKKRCLAQGVSGFITKPLEKEQLCSMYQQLGIHYIDRMNKDVSLYITTHIPPSVKFREVANIALGKGAAIIADHLCEFIQLPVPHVGPLSFGELHMMLVDVVEREGAVAVAQRFVGGGIHGEALVCLRGKEIKQVGERLGYPFELTPHNEIILNVANLLVSSFLSSLGYQLNKSFSLRQPTIIDNFIPYSDDFTESGELFTIEYTYRAELLDFECEVLFLMDKSSVKTIYDIMEVI